From a region of the Thermoplasmata archaeon genome:
- a CDS encoding aminodeoxychorismate/anthranilate synthase component II, giving the protein MKVLVIDNYDSFVYNLYQSIGEIGATPVVHRNDAITMNEVRDLAPDAIVLSPGPGHPMNARDFGVCGDILQELGRTTPTLGVCLGHQGIATAYGGRVGHAARILHGKTSVVHHDRRTIFEGLPNPIVAGRYHSLAIERDSLPDNLEVSATSDDGEIMAVRHREFPIEGVQFHPESILTPDGPAILRNFLEGAKR; this is encoded by the coding sequence ATGAAGGTCCTCGTCATCGACAACTACGATTCGTTCGTGTACAACCTATATCAGTCGATTGGAGAGATCGGCGCGACCCCGGTCGTGCATCGCAACGACGCGATCACGATGAACGAAGTGCGGGACCTCGCCCCGGACGCGATCGTCCTCTCCCCGGGCCCCGGCCACCCGATGAATGCGCGCGACTTCGGCGTGTGCGGGGACATCCTCCAGGAACTGGGCCGCACGACCCCGACGCTCGGCGTGTGCCTCGGCCATCAAGGAATCGCGACCGCGTACGGCGGCCGCGTCGGCCACGCGGCCCGGATCCTCCATGGGAAAACGAGCGTTGTCCACCATGATCGCCGCACGATTTTCGAAGGCTTGCCGAATCCAATCGTTGCGGGCCGGTACCACTCCCTCGCGATCGAGCGGGATTCGTTGCCGGACAACCTCGAGGTGAGCGCGACCTCAGACGACGGCGAGATCATGGCTGTCCGCCACCGCGAATTCCCGATCGAGGGCGTGCAATTCCATCCGGAGTCGATCCTCACCCCGGACGGGCCCGCGATTTTGCGGAACTTCCTGGAGGGGGCGAAGCGATGA